The following are encoded in a window of Nibricoccus aquaticus genomic DNA:
- the pstB gene encoding phosphate ABC transporter ATP-binding protein PstB, whose amino-acid sequence MEPTSAATPARRTINVPSERSANLPPANTLIDIEQLDFYYGAKQALFDINLKLDEKRVTAFIGPSGCGKSTLLRCINRMNDLIDGTAVKRGSIKIRDINIHRSDIDPIELRKRVGMVFQKSNPFPKSIYENITYGLRIQGISNKAKLDEVVEKSLRGAALWDEVKDRLHESGLGLSGGQQQRLCIARAIAVDPEVLLMDEPCSALDPIATAKVEELIHELKKQFTIIIVTHSMQQAARCSDKTAFFYMGKLIEYADTRTIFMNPANAQTEAYVSGRFG is encoded by the coding sequence ATGGAACCGACTTCCGCCGCCACGCCCGCCCGACGCACGATCAACGTGCCCTCCGAGCGTTCCGCCAATCTGCCTCCCGCGAATACGCTCATCGATATCGAGCAGCTCGATTTCTATTACGGTGCGAAGCAGGCTCTCTTCGACATCAACTTGAAGCTCGACGAGAAACGCGTCACCGCGTTCATCGGGCCGTCGGGTTGCGGCAAGTCCACACTGCTGCGCTGCATCAATCGCATGAACGATCTGATCGACGGCACTGCGGTGAAGCGCGGTTCGATCAAGATCCGCGACATCAACATCCACCGCTCCGACATCGACCCCATCGAACTGCGCAAACGCGTCGGCATGGTCTTCCAGAAATCGAATCCCTTTCCGAAATCCATCTACGAAAACATCACCTACGGTCTGCGCATCCAGGGCATCAGCAACAAGGCAAAGCTCGATGAGGTCGTAGAAAAATCCCTGCGCGGTGCCGCGCTCTGGGATGAAGTGAAGGACCGGTTGCACGAAAGCGGTCTCGGCCTTTCCGGCGGACAACAGCAGCGTCTGTGCATCGCACGCGCCATCGCGGTCGATCCCGAAGTGCTCTTGATGGATGAACCGTGCTCGGCACTCGATCCCATCGCGACCGCCAAAGTGGAAGAGCTGATTCACGAACTGAAGAAACAGTTCACGATCATCATCGTGACGCACTCCATGCAACAGGCCGCGCGTTGCTCGGACAAGACGGCGTTTTTCTACATGGGGAAACTCATCGAGTACGCCGACACGCGCACGATCTTCATGAACCCCGCCAATGCGCAGACCGAGGCGTATGTCTCGGGACGCTTTGGCTAA